In one window of Methanoculleus chikugoensis DNA:
- a CDS encoding VTT domain-containing protein — MFEQIGNLIDVVIHFDDFLPLVIEEYGTFVYFFLFLIIFLETGLVVTPYLPGDSLLFLVGAIAAQGNLSLLPVLALLITAAIAGDTLNYLIGREFGSRFLSRGIPFIRPHHIEKTEAYFEKYGGKTIVIARFAPFVRTLAPFLAGTGKMDYSRFILFNATGGVLWVTSFILAGYLFGNIPLISENFNLVAFAIIAVSLVGVGSMILDVKRL; from the coding sequence ATGTTTGAACAGATAGGGAATCTCATCGACGTCGTCATACACTTCGATGATTTTCTGCCGCTCGTCATCGAGGAGTACGGGACATTCGTGTACTTCTTCCTCTTCCTCATAATCTTCCTCGAGACGGGGCTGGTCGTCACCCCCTACCTTCCGGGCGATTCGCTCCTGTTCCTTGTAGGCGCAATCGCCGCACAGGGCAACCTCAGCCTCCTCCCCGTCCTCGCGCTCCTGATAACGGCGGCGATTGCGGGGGACACGCTGAACTACTTGATCGGGAGGGAGTTCGGCTCCCGGTTCCTCTCGCGGGGAATCCCGTTCATCAGACCGCACCATATCGAGAAGACCGAAGCCTACTTCGAGAAGTACGGCGGGAAGACCATTGTGATAGCCAGGTTTGCTCCCTTCGTCCGGACCCTGGCGCCGTTCCTCGCGGGGACCGGGAAGATGGACTACTCCAGGTTTATCCTGTTCAATGCGACCGGAGGGGTGTTGTGGGTCACGAGTTTCATCCTCGCGGGCTACCTCTTCGGGAACATCCCCCTCATCTCCGAGAACTTCAACCTTGTTGCTTTCGCGATCATCGCGGTCTCCCTGGTCGGCGTGGGTTCCATGATCCTCGATGTCAAACGGCTCTGA
- a CDS encoding RNB domain-containing ribonuclease: MQNEQPVNLKGIAWTAMQQYGFIPAFRPAVLREVDALAEDAFPDTPGDPLDLRSLLWSSIDNHDSEDLDQIEVCEEGSGGEIRVRVAIADVDSRVPKGSETDRHAAHNGTSVYTGVTTFPMLPDRLSAGITSLLPGRDRMAVVIEYTVLADGRTRPGEIYRATVRNHAKLVYEEVGDWLEGSGPVPEAVRETPWLAEQVLLQHEAAVRMKKRRTEQGALALETIEAEPVVADGRVMGLVVQEQNLARCLIEEFMVAANGSITAFLAAAGLPMIHRVVRTPKNWDGIVQEAEDRGETLPDHPDAEALTRFLIRQKAADPDRFPDLSLTVVKLMGAGEYVAFRPGDEPVGHFALAVTDYTHGTAPNRRYVDIVIQRLIKSVIDGDECPYTCEELDDLAARLTDREKASQKVERYVRKAAAAVLLRERIGETFEAFVTGASEKGTYVRLIDPPAEGRVVLGEQGLRVGQRVHVRLLATDPYKGFIDFARTG; encoded by the coding sequence ATGCAGAATGAGCAGCCCGTGAACCTGAAGGGCATCGCGTGGACGGCGATGCAGCAGTACGGCTTCATCCCGGCCTTCCGGCCGGCCGTCCTCCGGGAGGTCGACGCTCTCGCCGAAGACGCCTTCCCGGATACCCCCGGCGACCCCCTCGATCTCCGGTCGCTCCTCTGGTCCTCGATCGACAACCACGACTCAGAGGACCTCGACCAGATCGAGGTCTGCGAAGAAGGATCGGGCGGTGAGATCCGGGTCAGGGTCGCGATTGCGGACGTCGACTCCCGCGTCCCGAAAGGATCGGAGACCGACCGGCACGCCGCCCATAACGGAACATCCGTTTATACCGGCGTAACGACCTTCCCGATGCTCCCCGACCGCCTCTCGGCGGGCATCACCTCGCTCCTGCCCGGCCGGGACCGGATGGCGGTCGTCATCGAGTATACCGTCCTTGCCGACGGGAGGACGCGGCCCGGCGAGATCTACCGGGCGACCGTCAGGAACCACGCGAAACTCGTCTACGAGGAGGTCGGCGACTGGCTGGAGGGGAGCGGCCCCGTTCCGGAGGCGGTCAGGGAGACGCCGTGGCTTGCAGAGCAGGTCCTCCTTCAGCACGAGGCCGCGGTGCGCATGAAGAAGCGGCGGACGGAGCAGGGAGCGCTCGCCCTTGAGACGATCGAGGCCGAGCCGGTCGTGGCGGACGGCCGGGTCATGGGGCTCGTCGTCCAGGAGCAGAACCTCGCCCGGTGCCTCATCGAGGAGTTCATGGTCGCGGCGAACGGCAGCATAACGGCGTTCCTCGCCGCCGCCGGTCTTCCCATGATCCACCGGGTCGTCCGCACCCCGAAGAACTGGGACGGGATCGTTCAAGAAGCGGAGGACCGCGGCGAGACCCTGCCCGACCACCCGGACGCCGAAGCGCTCACGCGATTCCTCATCCGGCAAAAGGCGGCCGACCCCGACCGCTTCCCCGACCTCTCCCTGACTGTCGTGAAACTGATGGGCGCGGGGGAGTACGTGGCGTTCCGGCCGGGAGACGAGCCGGTCGGCCACTTCGCCCTCGCGGTCACCGACTACACCCACGGCACCGCACCGAACCGGCGCTACGTCGATATTGTCATCCAGCGGCTGATAAAATCGGTCATCGACGGGGATGAATGCCCGTATACCTGCGAAGAACTCGACGACCTCGCCGCACGGCTCACCGACCGGGAGAAGGCGTCGCAGAAGGTCGAGCGCTACGTCCGGAAGGCGGCGGCTGCCGTCCTCCTCCGGGAGCGGATCGGCGAGACGTTCGAGGCGTTCGTCACCGGCGCCTCCGAGAAGGGAACCTACGTCCGGCTGATCGATCCGCCGGCCGAAGGAAGGGTCGTGCTGGGCGAGCAGGGGCTCCGGGTCGGCCAGCGGGTGCACGTCCGCTTGCTCGCGACGGACCCCTACAAAGGCTTCATCGACTTCGCGCGTACCGGATAA
- a CDS encoding M28 family metallopeptidase, producing the protein MKQDSVHGKHTRRHARSHGPSFCVLLLTGMAVLLAAAPAAATGTPGGEYDPGIAAMLAEIDESELRNTTYDLQNFSTRVYGTEGNQEAGAYLSARLAAIPGLEVESRGGEHNAIVATLPGGDASDGVVVVGAHYDSKSLDPARAPGATDNGCGVAIVLELARVMSEHSFDRTVQFAFWNGEEVGRLGSIEYAAGAASPIVLYLNYDSSCYDPLDRSVLDIVYDEHSADVAALMADYNTLYSTNFTLTENVHSCTSDHVSFRDRGYPAVTTHCEGHGPAHTPDDTVDQVSFDYAKRNARLGLAVLAEVAGFRGEDAGNAISKALRVVWDLSGRLDGAG; encoded by the coding sequence ATGAAACAGGATTCAGTGCACGGAAAGCATACCCGACGGCATGCCCGTTCTCACGGGCCGTCGTTCTGCGTTCTCCTCCTCACCGGCATGGCAGTTCTCCTTGCAGCCGCTCCGGCAGCCGCCACCGGCACGCCCGGGGGTGAGTACGACCCCGGGATCGCCGCGATGCTCGCAGAGATCGACGAGTCGGAACTCCGGAACACGACCTACGACCTGCAGAACTTCTCGACCCGGGTATACGGCACCGAGGGGAACCAGGAGGCGGGTGCGTACCTCTCCGCGAGGCTTGCCGCCATCCCCGGGCTCGAGGTGGAGTCACGGGGCGGCGAACACAATGCCATCGTCGCCACGCTCCCCGGGGGCGACGCCTCCGACGGAGTCGTGGTGGTGGGGGCGCACTACGACAGCAAGTCGCTCGACCCCGCCCGCGCGCCCGGGGCCACCGACAACGGCTGCGGCGTCGCGATCGTCCTGGAACTTGCCCGGGTTATGAGCGAGCACTCGTTCGACCGGACGGTGCAGTTCGCGTTCTGGAACGGCGAAGAGGTCGGCCGTCTCGGCAGCATCGAGTACGCCGCCGGTGCGGCGTCCCCGATCGTGCTCTATCTCAACTACGACTCGTCCTGCTACGATCCCCTTGACCGCTCCGTGCTCGATATCGTCTACGACGAGCATTCCGCGGATGTCGCGGCACTCATGGCGGACTATAACACCCTCTACTCCACGAACTTCACCCTGACCGAGAACGTCCATTCCTGCACCTCAGATCACGTATCCTTCCGTGACCGGGGTTACCCGGCCGTGACGACCCATTGCGAGGGGCACGGCCCGGCCCATACCCCGGACGACACCGTCGACCAGGTATCGTTTGACTACGCGAAGAGGAACGCCCGGCTCGGTCTTGCGGTGCTCGCGGAGGTGGCGGGGTTCCGGGGAGAGGATGCCGGCAACGCCATCTCGAAGGCCCTGAGGGTGGTGTGGGATCTCTCAGGAAGGCTGGACGGGGCGGGCTAG
- a CDS encoding DUF61 family protein, translated as MPDRPSAGDESTLLRWMRLEIGRINDGIVSERKRLSRLLAEEHPSSVTKGGDRYDFDRGVLLHLERTLPGELQRRLRLPILFYFDSTVPDSFFLGDEAAVQALQHLGEISTLRRMQGGRLWIAKPLVYAVMNRYPTVMQVVMG; from the coding sequence ATGCCCGACCGACCATCAGCAGGCGACGAGTCGACCCTCTTACGATGGATGCGGCTTGAGATCGGCAGGATCAACGACGGGATCGTCTCGGAGCGTAAACGCCTCTCCCGGCTCCTCGCGGAAGAGCACCCGTCGTCCGTCACGAAGGGAGGGGACCGCTACGACTTTGACCGGGGCGTCCTTCTTCACCTGGAGAGGACACTCCCGGGCGAGTTGCAGAGACGGCTCCGGCTCCCGATCCTCTTCTACTTCGACTCGACGGTTCCGGACAGTTTCTTCCTCGGAGACGAGGCCGCGGTGCAGGCCCTCCAACACCTCGGGGAGATCAGTACCCTTAGGAGGATGCAGGGCGGAAGGCTCTGGATCGCAAAACCTCTCGTCTACGCCGTCATGAACCGGTACCCGACGGTCATGCAGGTTGTGATGGGGTAG
- a CDS encoding glutamine synthetase family protein → MNDSEILMNPNELVRFLKKDPAKFTKEDMIRFCEANGIEMVNFRYAAEDGKLKTLNFVISSKEHLDTILSDGERVDGSNLFSFIEAGSSDLYVIPRYRTAFVSPFAEVPTLEFLCSFYDSDGKPLESAPEYVLRKADEEFTRRTGCTFKTLGELEYYVVSPRDDLYPGRDQKGYHSAEPFVKFADLRDEAMRLIARAGGRIKYGHSEVGCFYNDDAYYEQHEIEFLPMPVEQAVEQLIVAKWVLRMLGNQYGVEISFAPKITVGKAGSGMHFHMLVEKDGRNLLVEEGRLSPLARKMIAGILDASDALTAFGNTIPTSYLRLVPHQEAPTTVCWGDRNRSVVVRVPLGWVGADGMTRDANPGENGHRPNRPSKQTFEYRVADGSADPYLIVAGLIVAALRGIEMPGALEAAEKLYVSGNIFRPEFKERLATFKQLPASCVESAEALEAKRAIFESNGIFPAGMIESRISTLKAFDDLGLSERLYGNNDAIRELVDRYIHVA, encoded by the coding sequence ATGAATGATTCTGAGATCCTGATGAACCCCAACGAGCTGGTACGTTTTCTCAAGAAGGATCCGGCGAAATTTACGAAAGAGGACATGATACGGTTTTGCGAGGCGAACGGAATTGAGATGGTCAACTTCCGTTACGCCGCCGAGGACGGCAAACTCAAGACCCTCAATTTTGTCATCTCTTCAAAGGAACACCTCGATACCATCCTCTCGGACGGCGAACGCGTCGACGGCAGCAACCTCTTTTCGTTCATCGAGGCGGGGAGCAGCGATCTCTACGTCATCCCCCGGTATCGCACGGCGTTCGTGAGCCCGTTCGCCGAGGTGCCGACACTCGAGTTCCTCTGCTCGTTCTACGACAGCGACGGGAAACCGCTTGAGAGCGCGCCGGAGTACGTGCTCCGCAAGGCGGACGAGGAGTTCACCCGCCGGACCGGGTGCACCTTCAAGACCCTTGGAGAACTCGAGTACTACGTCGTCAGCCCGCGGGACGACCTCTACCCCGGCCGCGACCAGAAAGGTTACCACTCGGCCGAACCCTTCGTCAAGTTCGCGGACCTGCGGGACGAGGCGATGCGGCTGATCGCCCGCGCCGGAGGCAGGATCAAGTACGGCCACTCTGAGGTCGGGTGCTTCTATAACGACGACGCTTACTACGAGCAGCACGAGATCGAGTTCCTGCCGATGCCGGTGGAGCAGGCGGTCGAGCAGCTGATCGTCGCGAAGTGGGTCTTGCGGATGCTCGGCAACCAGTACGGTGTCGAGATCAGTTTCGCCCCGAAGATCACCGTCGGCAAGGCCGGGAGCGGGATGCACTTCCACATGCTCGTCGAGAAGGACGGCAGGAACCTGCTGGTCGAGGAGGGCAGACTGAGCCCGCTCGCCCGGAAGATGATCGCCGGCATCCTTGACGCCTCCGACGCCCTGACGGCTTTCGGGAACACCATCCCGACCTCCTACCTCCGTCTCGTCCCCCACCAGGAGGCGCCGACGACGGTCTGCTGGGGCGACCGCAACCGCTCGGTCGTGGTCCGGGTGCCTCTCGGCTGGGTCGGCGCCGACGGCATGACCCGTGACGCGAACCCCGGCGAGAACGGTCATCGGCCGAACCGCCCCTCAAAGCAGACGTTCGAGTACCGGGTCGCCGACGGATCGGCCGATCCCTACCTGATCGTCGCCGGTCTCATCGTGGCGGCGCTCCGCGGAATCGAGATGCCCGGCGCGCTCGAAGCGGCCGAGAAACTCTATGTCAGCGGGAACATCTTCCGCCCCGAGTTCAAGGAACGTCTCGCGACGTTCAAGCAGCTTCCTGCCTCCTGCGTCGAGTCGGCCGAGGCACTCGAGGCGAAGCGTGCGATCTTCGAGTCGAACGGGATCTTCCCGGCGGGAATGATCGAGAGCAGGATCTCTACCCTGAAGGCCTTCGACGACCTGGGACTGAGCGAGAGGCTCTACGGCAACAACGACGCGATCCGGGAACTGGTCGACCGGTACATCCACGTCGCGTGA
- a CDS encoding lactate utilization protein: MADVTGQQMAKPTEYSAVNLVKDAGVDTERWNRVPDEATIKRTAEAVESRNIRVILVDTAEEGLRAVIDLIPEGAEVMYGSSTTMNEMGFDRALKENRKGWRDYHAVITAENDEKKRHALRRKSVAADYFLSGVQAIAESGEVVGCDKTGSRMGAWPHAAAHLILVSGTNKIVPTVDDALRRCREYCLPLENQRAQHVYGMGSYIGKHVILDKEDADGRVSLVLIRERLGY, from the coding sequence ATGGCAGATGTTACCGGCCAGCAGATGGCAAAACCCACCGAGTACAGTGCGGTCAACCTGGTGAAGGATGCCGGGGTGGACACGGAACGGTGGAACCGGGTTCCGGACGAGGCGACGATAAAAAGAACGGCTGAAGCAGTTGAATCCCGGAATATCAGGGTGATTCTTGTGGATACGGCAGAGGAGGGGCTCCGGGCCGTTATCGACCTGATCCCGGAGGGGGCCGAGGTCATGTACGGCTCCTCGACGACCATGAACGAGATGGGGTTTGACCGGGCGCTTAAGGAGAACCGGAAGGGGTGGCGCGATTACCACGCGGTCATCACCGCCGAGAACGATGAGAAGAAGCGGCACGCGCTCCGCAGGAAGAGCGTGGCCGCCGACTACTTCCTCTCCGGGGTCCAGGCGATCGCCGAGTCGGGCGAGGTCGTCGGGTGCGACAAGACCGGGAGCCGGATGGGGGCGTGGCCTCACGCGGCGGCCCACCTCATCCTCGTCTCCGGGACAAACAAGATCGTGCCGACCGTCGACGATGCGCTCCGGCGGTGCCGGGAGTACTGCCTGCCCCTCGAGAACCAGCGGGCACAGCACGTCTACGGCATGGGAAGTTACATCGGCAAGCACGTGATCCTCGATAAGGAGGACGCCGATGGGCGGGTATCCCTCGTCCTGATCAGGGAACGGCTCGGATACTGA
- a CDS encoding methylated-DNA--[protein]-cysteine S-methyltransferase yields the protein MDRSLDGLPDTMPVVAGIATASGQARLIRVHSRSGPRVHGILLPGDPRSDAMMIEGMPSVEEPRDGEVPAFSAGIQSFLLGKDVQFDIDLLDLDRRPPFQQRVLLAESGIPRGYVSTYGRIARRLGVPGAARAVGNALARNPFPLAIPCRRALRSDGAMGGFQGGLEMKRRLLEMEGTGFREDGRVLMDHVWY from the coding sequence ATGGATCGATCTCTTGACGGTCTGCCCGATACGATGCCGGTGGTCGCCGGGATCGCGACGGCATCCGGTCAGGCCCGCCTCATCCGGGTCCACTCCCGCTCGGGGCCGAGGGTACATGGAATACTCCTCCCCGGCGACCCACGATCCGATGCGATGATGATTGAGGGCATGCCTTCCGTCGAGGAGCCCCGCGATGGAGAGGTCCCGGCGTTCAGCGCCGGGATACAGTCCTTCCTCCTGGGGAAGGATGTGCAGTTCGATATCGATCTCCTCGACCTTGACCGGCGCCCGCCGTTCCAGCAGCGCGTTCTCCTCGCCGAATCCGGCATTCCCCGGGGATACGTCAGCACCTACGGGCGCATCGCCCGGCGCCTCGGGGTGCCCGGCGCCGCACGGGCGGTCGGGAACGCACTCGCCAGGAACCCATTTCCTCTTGCCATCCCCTGCCGCCGCGCCCTGCGGTCGGACGGAGCGATGGGCGGATTTCAGGGCGGCCTTGAGATGAAGCGGAGGCTGCTTGAGATGGAGGGGACCGGGTTCCGCGAGGACGGCCGGGTGCTTATGGACCACGTCTGGTACTGA
- the pstA gene encoding phosphate ABC transporter permease PstA → MAKGFSIRARCQNFGWPRDRGTGEIGRPIIGAKRRFVDRAVGKMLFCAALAAIVAVFFIIVFLLRDGYQIVLETGLWNFLVGAEWNPTGLNPAYGVFPLITGTILVMALAMVIAVPLSIGSAVFIAEIASPGMKSVIKPAIELLAGIPSVVYGFFGLILLTDWIRVVFDQPSGSSWLAGSILLAIMAIPTITSVAEDAISSVPREFKEGSLALGATHWQTIRRVIVPGALSGISAAIILGMGRAIGETMAVLMVTGNAAVIPDPIYDVFSPVRTLTGTLGIEMGEVAFGSTHYHALFGVAVVLLFTTLAINSAARVIITRIQGTQGTARPTPSGRVKAAILHSTPYQAITGAASRITHAVSAPFGRLLPPRASQRCAFLLVSLSVAIVIAALGVILFELVVNGAGAISWEFLTGSPRDLGRAGGIFPAIVGTFYLVGGALAIALPLGIATAVYLVEYTAETPLTRSTRTAVDLLNGTPSIVFGLFGFAFLVLFMGFGVSLIAGQITLGLMILPMIIRTTEEALRSIPGSLREGSYALGATKWQTIWRVVLPPALPGILTGAILSIGRAAGETAPIMFTAAIFSSRFLPSSLTEPVMALPYHLFVLTTTVPGAATQSYGTAFVLLLLVLTIYLAAILVRRRYHRATVM, encoded by the coding sequence ATGGCAAAAGGTTTCAGCATACGGGCCCGGTGCCAGAACTTCGGGTGGCCGCGAGATCGCGGAACGGGAGAGATCGGCAGGCCGATCATTGGAGCGAAGAGGCGGTTTGTCGATCGGGCCGTCGGCAAAATGCTCTTTTGTGCCGCGCTGGCCGCGATCGTCGCAGTCTTCTTTATCATCGTCTTCCTGCTCCGCGACGGCTACCAGATCGTTCTCGAGACAGGTCTCTGGAACTTCCTCGTCGGTGCGGAATGGAACCCGACCGGCCTGAATCCGGCCTACGGGGTGTTTCCGCTCATCACCGGGACGATCCTGGTTATGGCGCTCGCGATGGTCATCGCTGTCCCGCTCAGCATCGGGAGCGCTGTCTTCATCGCAGAGATCGCCTCTCCGGGGATGAAATCAGTTATAAAACCCGCTATCGAGCTGCTGGCCGGCATTCCCTCCGTCGTCTACGGATTCTTCGGCCTGATCCTCCTGACCGACTGGATACGTGTCGTATTCGACCAGCCGTCGGGGTCGAGCTGGCTTGCAGGCTCGATCCTCCTCGCGATCATGGCCATACCGACGATCACGAGCGTCGCCGAGGATGCCATCAGTTCGGTCCCGAGAGAGTTCAAAGAGGGCAGCCTCGCTCTCGGGGCAACGCACTGGCAGACGATCCGGAGGGTCATCGTGCCCGGCGCGCTCTCCGGCATCAGCGCAGCGATCATCCTCGGGATGGGGCGCGCCATCGGCGAGACGATGGCGGTGCTGATGGTCACGGGGAACGCCGCCGTCATCCCGGACCCGATCTACGACGTCTTCTCCCCCGTACGGACGCTGACCGGGACGCTGGGCATCGAGATGGGCGAGGTCGCGTTCGGAAGCACGCATTACCATGCGCTCTTCGGTGTTGCGGTGGTCCTGCTCTTCACCACGCTCGCGATCAACAGCGCGGCACGGGTCATCATCACCCGGATACAGGGAACACAGGGTACGGCACGGCCCACGCCGTCCGGGCGGGTGAAGGCCGCGATCCTGCACTCCACGCCGTATCAGGCTATTACCGGGGCGGCCTCACGCATAACCCACGCCGTATCGGCGCCGTTCGGAAGGCTTCTCCCCCCGAGGGCCTCGCAGCGATGCGCGTTCCTCCTGGTATCGCTCTCGGTCGCGATCGTGATCGCGGCTCTCGGAGTGATCCTCTTCGAGCTCGTCGTCAACGGAGCCGGAGCGATCTCCTGGGAGTTCCTGACCGGGTCGCCGAGAGATCTCGGGAGAGCAGGAGGAATATTCCCCGCGATCGTCGGGACGTTCTACCTCGTGGGAGGAGCTCTCGCTATCGCCCTTCCGCTCGGGATCGCGACGGCCGTCTATCTCGTCGAGTACACGGCCGAGACCCCGCTGACGCGGAGCACCCGTACCGCGGTGGACCTGCTGAACGGAACGCCGTCCATCGTCTTCGGACTCTTCGGGTTCGCGTTCCTGGTGCTCTTTATGGGCTTCGGGGTCTCGCTGATCGCCGGACAGATCACCCTCGGCCTGATGATCCTCCCGATGATCATCCGGACGACCGAAGAGGCGCTCCGGTCGATCCCCGGCTCTCTCCGGGAGGGAAGTTACGCTCTCGGCGCCACAAAGTGGCAGACGATCTGGCGGGTGGTCCTTCCCCCGGCACTCCCCGGGATCCTCACCGGAGCGATCCTCTCCATCGGGCGTGCTGCAGGCGAGACGGCCCCCATCATGTTCACGGCAGCGATCTTCAGCAGCAGATTCCTGCCGTCGTCGCTCACGGAACCGGTGATGGCGCTCCCATACCACCTCTTCGTCCTCACCACAACCGTTCCGGGGGCGGCCACGCAGAGTTACGGGACCGCGTTCGTGCTCCTGCTGCTGGTCCTCACGATCTATCTCGCCGCGATCCTGGTTCGGCGGCGATACCACCGGGCAACGGTGATGTAA
- the pstB gene encoding phosphate ABC transporter ATP-binding protein PstB, with protein sequence MTGSTILETTNLNLWYGQKHALIDISLQIPKNKVTALIGPSGCGKSTLLRCFNRMNDLIDSSRITGEILFNGNDIHDPHVDVYAIREKIGMVFQKPNPFPKSIYENVAYGSRIHGVGDKKELDRTVEESLKGAALWDEVKDRLHEPALSLSGGQQQRLCIARSLAVGPEVILMDEPCSALDPIATAKIEDLIVRLARDYTVVIVTHNMQQAARASDCTGFMYLGRLVEFDKTTKIFEDPGEELTENYITGRFG encoded by the coding sequence ATGACTGGATCCACGATCCTCGAGACGACAAACCTCAACCTCTGGTACGGGCAGAAGCATGCCCTCATCGATATCTCGCTCCAGATCCCGAAGAATAAGGTCACGGCGCTGATCGGACCGTCGGGATGCGGGAAATCGACCCTGCTCCGGTGCTTCAACCGGATGAACGACCTCATCGACTCCTCAAGGATCACCGGAGAGATTCTCTTTAACGGGAACGATATCCACGATCCCCATGTGGACGTATACGCGATCCGCGAGAAGATCGGCATGGTCTTCCAGAAACCCAACCCGTTCCCGAAGAGCATCTACGAGAACGTCGCTTACGGCTCCCGTATTCATGGGGTGGGCGATAAGAAGGAACTCGACCGCACCGTCGAGGAGAGCCTGAAGGGGGCCGCGCTCTGGGACGAAGTGAAGGACCGCCTCCACGAACCCGCGCTCTCCCTCTCGGGCGGACAGCAGCAGAGGCTCTGCATCGCGCGATCCCTTGCGGTCGGGCCGGAGGTGATCCTGATGGACGAGCCATGCTCCGCCCTCGACCCCATCGCCACGGCAAAGATCGAGGACCTCATCGTCCGGCTTGCCCGGGACTACACCGTCGTCATCGTCACGCACAACATGCAGCAGGCGGCACGGGCCAGCGACTGCACCGGGTTCATGTACCTGGGAAGACTGGTGGAGTTCGACAAAACCACGAAGATCTTCGAAGATCCCGGTGAAGAACTGACGGAGAACTACATCACCGGGCGGTTCGGGTAG
- the phoU gene encoding phosphate signaling complex protein PhoU, whose amino-acid sequence MVTKFHTEIASLKGDVLAMGRLAQGMLRQSMVALKAQDVTLAETIGEEKQKLADYDDGIEQKCLRLIALNQPMAKDLRTIAASMKMITNLHRIGRYGKDITIVVPDLAGAPHVGNLVSLPHMGEVVDGMIADVLVAFEREDLAVIANIQEREEVVDALRYSIFRECLTYMMEDQKNITRCTNYVMIARYLERCGDHACKIAEKVHYMVTGDRIEIR is encoded by the coding sequence ATGGTAACGAAATTTCATACGGAAATTGCGTCCCTGAAAGGGGATGTTCTCGCGATGGGCCGCCTCGCACAGGGTATGCTCCGGCAGTCGATGGTAGCGTTGAAGGCCCAGGACGTGACGCTCGCCGAGACGATCGGCGAGGAGAAGCAGAAACTCGCGGATTACGATGATGGGATCGAGCAGAAATGCCTGAGACTCATCGCCCTCAACCAGCCGATGGCAAAAGACCTCCGGACGATCGCAGCCTCGATGAAGATGATCACGAACCTCCACCGCATCGGCCGCTACGGGAAAGACATCACCATCGTTGTACCCGATCTCGCCGGGGCGCCGCACGTGGGAAACCTCGTCAGCCTCCCCCACATGGGAGAGGTCGTCGACGGGATGATCGCGGATGTGCTGGTCGCGTTCGAACGCGAGGACCTCGCCGTGATAGCCAATATCCAGGAGAGGGAGGAGGTCGTCGACGCCCTCAGGTACTCCATATTCCGCGAGTGCCTCACCTACATGATGGAGGACCAAAAGAACATCACGCGGTGCACGAACTACGTCATGATCGCCCGGTACCTCGAACGTTGCGGGGACCACGCGTGCAAGATCGCGGAGAAGGTGCACTACATGGTGACGGGCGACCGGATTGAGATCCGGTGA